In Amycolatopsis endophytica, the following are encoded in one genomic region:
- the nuoK gene encoding NADH-quinone oxidoreductase subunit NuoK — MTPTYYLLLSALLFAIGAVGVLVRRNAIVVFMCIELMLNAVNLSLVTFSRINGQLDGQVMAFFVMVVAAAEVVVGLAIIMAIFRTRRSASVDDTNLLKY; from the coding sequence ATGACCCCCACCTACTACCTGCTGCTGTCGGCCCTGCTGTTCGCCATCGGCGCGGTCGGCGTGCTGGTCCGGCGCAATGCCATCGTCGTGTTCATGTGCATCGAGCTGATGCTCAACGCCGTGAACCTGTCCCTGGTCACGTTCTCCCGCATCAACGGGCAGCTCGACGGCCAGGTGATGGCGTTCTTCGTGATGGTCGTCGCCGCCGCCGAGGTCGTGGTGGGCCTGGCGATCATCATGGCCATCTTCCGCACCCGCCGCTCGGCCTCGGTCGACGACACCAACCTGCTCAAGTACTGA
- a CDS encoding NADH-quinone oxidoreductase subunit C yields MAEETPETGGEQSSAQRPDTGLEPRGPRPAQPIVAGRERRGMFGVRDSGDTSGYGGLRLPAYLPPPAERPYGGWFDEFADQFFAALSENGVPAESVHQVTVDRGEITLYVDREHLVAMCRILRDDAGLRFELCSSVSGVDYGPDVPQRLHSVYHLTSMTYRRRIRLEVAVEVEDPHLPSVVEVYPTADWQEREAYDLFGIVYDGHPALTRILMPDDWDGHPQRKDYPLGGIPVEYKGAEIPPPDQRRSYS; encoded by the coding sequence ATGGCTGAAGAAACCCCCGAAACCGGCGGCGAGCAGTCCAGCGCCCAGCGGCCGGACACCGGACTGGAGCCACGCGGACCGCGCCCGGCGCAGCCGATCGTCGCCGGCCGCGAGCGCCGCGGCATGTTCGGCGTCCGCGACAGCGGTGACACCTCCGGCTACGGCGGCCTGCGGCTGCCCGCCTACCTGCCACCGCCCGCGGAACGGCCCTACGGCGGCTGGTTCGACGAGTTCGCCGACCAGTTCTTCGCCGCGCTGTCGGAGAACGGCGTGCCCGCCGAGTCGGTGCACCAGGTGACGGTCGACCGCGGCGAGATCACGCTGTACGTCGACCGCGAGCACCTCGTCGCGATGTGCCGCATCCTCCGCGACGACGCCGGGCTGCGGTTCGAGCTGTGCAGCTCGGTGTCCGGTGTGGACTACGGGCCGGACGTACCGCAGCGGCTGCACTCGGTGTACCACCTGACGTCGATGACCTATCGGCGGCGCATCCGGCTGGAGGTCGCGGTCGAGGTCGAGGACCCGCACCTCCCGTCCGTCGTGGAGGTCTACCCGACCGCCGACTGGCAGGAGCGCGAGGCGTACGACCTGTTCGGCATCGTCTACGACGGCCACCCGGCACTGACCCGGATCCTGATGCCGGACGACTGGGACGGTCACCCGCAGCGCAAGGACTACCCGCTCGGCGGGATCCCGGTGGAGTACAAGGGCGCGGAGATCCCGCCCCCCGATCAGCGGAGGTCGTACTCGTGA
- a CDS encoding NADH-quinone oxidoreductase subunit G produces MTIAPEEPRTETPVPEGHVKLTIDGEEVIAPKGELLIRTAERLGTVIPRFCDHPLLDPAGACRQCLVEVEMGGRPMPKPQASCTMTVADGMVVKTQLTSPVADKAQQGVMELLLINHPLDCPVCDKGGECPLQNQAMAHGRADSRFRDTKRTFPKPLPISSQVLLDRERCVLCQRCTRFSAQIAGDPFIDLLERGAHQQIGTAETADVFDLASRTSSGAPFQSYFSGNTIQICPVGALTSAQYRFRSRPFDLVSAPSVCEHCSSGCAERTDYRRGKVMRKLAANDPDVNEEWICDKGRFAFRYATAEDRIRRPLVRDASGELREAPWTEALRIAADGLAKARDNRGAAVLAGGRLTLEDAYAYAKFARVALHTNDIDFRARAHSAEELDFLAAQVTGTTPDNGVTFGAIENAPAVLCVAFEPEEEAPIVFLRLRKAARRKTRVVHLGQWTTPSVRKTSGELLACLPGSEAAALDGIPEHAADVESALGADGAVVLVGERAAEVPGLFAAIRRLSERTGARVAWIPRRAGERGALEAGAAPTLLPGGRLVTDATARAEVEDAWGVSVPAEPGRDTNDIVGALAGGYLSGLVVGGVDLDDLPDPALAREALSRAEFVVSLEMRASTVTEHADVVLPIAPVVEKSGSFVNWEGRRREFDATLEGTGALPDCRVLDTLAVEMDADLFTQTPAAAFGDLSRLGETKSVPVPFSASTALRIPVTEPGPGQARLASWRQLLDGGSSQVDEPHLAGTARPVVARVSAKTAAGLGDEITVSTSRGAVTLPVEVADLPDDVVWLPGNSDGSRLRRDLGAGHGALVNIEGVRR; encoded by the coding sequence ATGACGATCGCACCGGAAGAACCCCGGACCGAGACGCCGGTCCCGGAAGGACACGTCAAGCTGACCATCGACGGCGAAGAGGTCATCGCGCCCAAGGGTGAGCTGTTGATCCGCACCGCCGAACGGCTCGGCACGGTGATCCCGCGGTTCTGCGACCACCCGCTGCTCGACCCGGCCGGGGCCTGCCGCCAGTGCCTCGTCGAGGTCGAGATGGGCGGGCGGCCGATGCCGAAACCGCAGGCCAGCTGCACGATGACGGTCGCAGACGGGATGGTCGTCAAAACGCAGCTGACCTCGCCGGTCGCGGACAAGGCCCAGCAGGGCGTGATGGAGCTGCTGCTCATCAACCACCCTCTGGACTGCCCGGTGTGCGACAAGGGCGGCGAGTGCCCGCTGCAGAACCAGGCGATGGCGCACGGCCGCGCCGACTCGCGGTTCCGCGACACCAAGCGCACGTTCCCGAAGCCGCTGCCGATCTCGTCGCAGGTGCTGCTCGACCGCGAACGGTGCGTGCTGTGCCAGCGCTGCACGCGGTTCTCCGCGCAGATCGCCGGTGACCCGTTCATCGACCTGCTGGAGCGCGGCGCGCACCAGCAGATCGGGACGGCGGAGACGGCGGACGTGTTCGACCTCGCCTCGCGGACGTCGTCGGGCGCGCCGTTCCAGTCGTACTTCTCCGGCAACACCATCCAGATCTGCCCGGTCGGGGCCCTGACCAGCGCGCAGTACCGATTCCGGTCGCGGCCGTTCGACCTGGTGTCCGCGCCGAGCGTGTGCGAGCACTGCTCGTCCGGCTGCGCCGAGCGCACCGACTACCGGCGCGGCAAGGTGATGCGCAAGCTCGCCGCCAACGACCCGGACGTCAACGAGGAGTGGATCTGCGACAAGGGCCGCTTCGCGTTCCGCTACGCCACGGCGGAGGACCGGATCCGGCGGCCACTGGTGCGTGACGCCTCCGGCGAGCTGCGGGAAGCACCGTGGACCGAGGCGTTGCGGATCGCCGCCGACGGGCTGGCCAAGGCCCGCGACAACCGCGGCGCGGCGGTGCTCGCGGGCGGGCGGCTGACACTGGAGGACGCCTACGCGTACGCGAAGTTCGCGCGCGTTGCATTGCATACCAACGACATCGACTTCCGCGCGCGGGCGCATTCGGCGGAGGAGCTGGACTTCCTCGCCGCGCAGGTGACGGGCACGACGCCGGACAACGGCGTCACGTTCGGCGCGATCGAGAACGCGCCCGCGGTGCTGTGCGTGGCGTTCGAGCCCGAGGAGGAGGCGCCGATCGTCTTCCTCCGCCTCCGCAAGGCCGCGCGCCGGAAGACCCGCGTGGTCCACTTGGGACAGTGGACGACGCCGTCGGTGCGCAAGACCTCCGGTGAGCTGCTGGCCTGCCTTCCCGGCAGCGAGGCAGCCGCGCTCGACGGGATCCCGGAGCACGCGGCGGACGTCGAGTCGGCGCTGGGAGCCGACGGCGCGGTCGTGCTGGTCGGCGAGCGAGCGGCGGAGGTTCCGGGCCTGTTCGCCGCGATCCGGCGACTGAGCGAACGGACCGGTGCGCGGGTCGCGTGGATCCCGCGGCGCGCGGGCGAGCGCGGCGCGCTGGAGGCCGGTGCGGCGCCGACGCTGCTCCCCGGCGGGCGGCTGGTCACCGACGCGACGGCGCGCGCCGAGGTCGAGGACGCCTGGGGCGTGAGCGTGCCCGCCGAACCGGGCCGCGACACGAACGACATCGTCGGCGCGCTCGCCGGCGGTTACCTGTCCGGCCTGGTCGTCGGCGGGGTGGATCTGGACGACCTGCCCGATCCGGCGCTGGCCAGGGAGGCGTTGTCCCGTGCGGAGTTCGTGGTGAGCCTGGAGATGCGGGCGAGCACGGTCACCGAGCACGCCGACGTCGTCCTGCCGATCGCGCCGGTGGTCGAGAAGTCCGGCAGCTTCGTCAACTGGGAGGGCCGCCGCCGCGAGTTCGACGCGACGCTCGAAGGCACCGGCGCCCTGCCGGACTGCCGGGTGCTCGACACGCTCGCCGTCGAGATGGACGCCGACCTGTTCACGCAGACCCCGGCGGCCGCGTTCGGCGACCTGTCCCGCCTCGGTGAGACGAAGTCCGTGCCGGTCCCGTTCAGCGCGTCGACCGCGCTGCGGATCCCGGTCACCGAACCCGGCCCGGGGCAGGCGCGGCTGGCGAGCTGGCGGCAGCTGCTGGACGGGGGATCGTCGCAGGTGGACGAGCCGCACCTGGCCGGGACGGCGCGGCCGGTGGTCGCGCGGGTGTCGGCGAAAACGGCGGCCGGGCTCGGTGACGAGATCACGGTCTCCACCAGCCGGGGCGCGGTGACGCTGCCGGTCGAGGTCGCCGACCTGCCCGACGACGTCGTGTGGCTGCCGGGCAACTCGGACGGCTCGCGGTTGCGCCGGGATCTCGGCGCCGGGCACGGAGCGCTCGTCAACATCGAGGGAGTGCGGCGATGA
- the nuoF gene encoding NADH-quinone oxidoreductase subunit NuoF, protein MSDPLTPVLTKRWLSPNSWRLSTYEQLEGYTAVRKALSGTPEQLVQLVKDAGLRGRGGAGFPAGVKWSFMPPNEDKPHYLVINADEGEPGTCKDIPLMMADPHSLVEGCIIAAYAMRSHHCFIYVRGEALHPYRRLSAAVREAYRAGYLGKDILGSGFDLDITVHAGAGAYICGEETALLDSLEGRRGQPRLKPPFPAAAGLYAAPTTVNNVETIASVPFIVNAGSSWFRKMGREKSPGPKIYSISGHVEKPGQYEAPLGTTLRELLELCGGMKDGIPLKFWTPGGSSTPMFTAEHLDIPLDFEGAAEAGSMLGTTAVQVFNETVSVPWAVMKWTQFYEHESCGKCTPCREGTYWLAQILERMVDGRGTAEDIDTLLDVCDNILGRSFCALGDGAVSPITSGIKYFRDEFLALCESNKRELVGAQA, encoded by the coding sequence ATGAGTGATCCGCTGACGCCGGTGCTCACCAAGCGCTGGCTCTCGCCCAACTCCTGGCGGCTGTCCACCTACGAGCAGCTGGAGGGCTACACCGCGGTGCGCAAGGCGCTGAGCGGCACGCCGGAGCAGCTCGTCCAGCTGGTCAAGGACGCCGGACTGCGCGGCCGCGGCGGCGCGGGTTTCCCGGCGGGCGTGAAGTGGTCGTTCATGCCGCCGAACGAGGACAAACCGCACTACCTGGTCATCAACGCCGACGAGGGCGAGCCGGGGACCTGCAAGGACATCCCGCTGATGATGGCCGACCCGCATTCGCTGGTCGAGGGCTGCATCATCGCCGCGTACGCGATGCGCTCGCACCACTGCTTCATCTACGTGCGCGGCGAGGCTCTGCACCCGTACCGACGGCTGTCCGCGGCGGTGCGCGAGGCGTACCGGGCCGGGTACCTGGGCAAGGACATCCTCGGCTCCGGGTTCGACCTGGACATCACCGTGCACGCCGGTGCCGGTGCGTACATCTGCGGTGAGGAAACCGCGCTGCTCGACTCGCTCGAAGGCCGCCGCGGTCAGCCGCGGCTCAAGCCGCCGTTCCCCGCGGCCGCCGGTCTCTACGCGGCGCCGACCACGGTGAACAACGTCGAGACCATCGCGAGCGTGCCGTTCATCGTCAACGCCGGGTCGTCGTGGTTCCGCAAGATGGGCCGCGAGAAGTCGCCGGGGCCGAAGATCTACTCGATCAGCGGGCACGTCGAGAAGCCCGGCCAGTACGAGGCGCCGCTGGGCACCACGCTGCGGGAGCTGCTGGAACTGTGCGGCGGCATGAAGGACGGCATCCCGCTCAAGTTCTGGACGCCGGGCGGATCGTCGACACCGATGTTCACCGCCGAGCACCTGGACATCCCGCTCGACTTCGAGGGCGCGGCCGAGGCCGGGTCGATGCTGGGAACGACAGCGGTGCAGGTGTTCAACGAGACCGTCTCGGTGCCGTGGGCCGTGATGAAGTGGACCCAGTTCTACGAGCACGAGTCCTGCGGGAAGTGCACGCCGTGCCGCGAGGGCACGTACTGGCTGGCGCAGATCCTGGAGCGGATGGTCGACGGGCGGGGCACCGCCGAGGACATCGACACCCTGCTCGACGTCTGCGACAACATCCTCGGCCGGTCGTTCTGCGCGCTCGGTGACGGCGCGGTCAGCCCGATCACCAGCGGCATCAAGTACTTCCGCGACGAATTCCTCGCCCTGTGCGAGAGCAACAAGCGTGAACTGGTGGGAGCTCAGGCATGA
- the nuoI gene encoding NADH-quinone oxidoreductase subunit NuoI, protein MGLFDPIKGFGVTFGTMFKKVATEEYPEIGAPAAPRYHGRHQLNRHPDGLEKCVGCELCAWACPADAIFVEGGDNTEDARYSPGERYGADYQINYLRCIGCGLCVEACPTRSLTMINFYELADDDRQNLIWTKEDLLAPLLPGMEQPPHPMRLGDDEQDYYVHGPELARGRGVPTGETVETSREEAIQ, encoded by the coding sequence ATGGGACTGTTTGACCCCATCAAGGGTTTCGGCGTCACCTTCGGCACGATGTTCAAGAAGGTGGCCACCGAGGAGTACCCGGAGATCGGGGCGCCCGCCGCGCCGCGCTACCACGGGAGGCACCAGCTCAACCGGCACCCGGACGGCCTGGAGAAGTGCGTCGGCTGCGAGTTGTGCGCGTGGGCCTGCCCGGCGGACGCGATCTTCGTCGAGGGCGGTGACAACACCGAGGACGCCCGGTACTCACCCGGCGAGCGGTACGGCGCGGACTACCAGATCAACTACCTGAGGTGCATCGGCTGCGGTCTGTGCGTGGAAGCCTGCCCCACCCGTTCCCTGACGATGATCAACTTCTACGAACTGGCCGACGACGACCGCCAGAACCTGATCTGGACCAAGGAGGATCTGCTCGCGCCCTTGCTGCCGGGTATGGAGCAGCCCCCGCACCCCATGCGCCTGGGCGACGACGAACAGGACTACTACGTGCACGGTCCGGAACTCGCCCGCGGCCGGGGCGTCCCGACGGGCGAGACGGTGGAAACGTCCCGCGAGGAGGCGATCCAATGA
- the nuoE gene encoding NADH-quinone oxidoreductase subunit NuoE, with the protein MTHMKELFDADTVAKAQELMARYPQSRSALLPMLHLVQSVQGFVSQEGVTFCAEQLGLSEAEVSAVVTFYTMYKRKPCGEHLVSVCTNTLCAALGGDAIYRTLQEHLGEDGQPLAHEETAGTPGEPGSVTLEHAECLAACDLGPVLQVNYEYYDNQTTDSAVALVDALRRGEKPQPSRGAPLGDFKSAELQLAGFFPEDEDLYRSQVDGPSQAPETLMGARIAEERGWTAPVMEDVPLPEVEKK; encoded by the coding sequence ATGACCCATATGAAGGAACTGTTCGACGCGGACACCGTGGCCAAGGCGCAGGAGCTGATGGCCCGCTACCCGCAGTCCCGCTCGGCGCTGCTGCCGATGCTGCACCTGGTCCAGTCGGTGCAGGGGTTCGTCAGCCAGGAGGGCGTGACGTTCTGCGCGGAGCAGCTGGGCCTGTCCGAGGCCGAGGTCAGCGCGGTCGTCACGTTCTACACCATGTACAAGCGCAAGCCGTGCGGCGAGCACCTGGTGAGCGTGTGCACCAACACGCTGTGCGCGGCGCTGGGTGGCGACGCGATCTACCGCACGCTGCAGGAGCACCTCGGCGAGGACGGGCAACCGTTGGCGCACGAGGAAACCGCGGGCACGCCCGGTGAGCCGGGGTCGGTGACCCTGGAGCACGCCGAGTGCCTGGCGGCCTGCGACCTCGGGCCGGTGCTGCAGGTCAACTACGAGTACTACGACAACCAGACCACGGACAGCGCGGTCGCACTCGTCGACGCGTTGCGGCGCGGCGAGAAGCCGCAGCCCTCGCGCGGCGCGCCGCTGGGCGACTTCAAGAGCGCCGAGCTGCAGCTGGCCGGGTTTTTCCCGGAGGACGAGGACCTGTACCGGTCGCAGGTGGACGGACCGTCCCAGGCGCCGGAAACCCTGATGGGCGCGCGAATCGCCGAGGAGCGGGGCTGGACCGCCCCGGTCATGGAGGACGTGCCGCTGCCGGAGGTGGAGAAGAAATGA
- the nuoH gene encoding NADH-quinone oxidoreductase subunit NuoH — protein MTPLLAQAPEQMTRAELLADDPWWLVLIKAVVVLLIGPLLTIFLIVWERKAIGRMQNRPGPNRVGPGGYFQSLADAIKLPFKEQVIPDGADRKVYFLAPVLSAVPALIALAAIPFGPRVSIFGEQTVLQLVDLPVGVLVILACSSVGVYGIVLAGWSSGSPYPLLGGLRSAAQVISYEIAMGLSIVGVVLYSQSMATGDIVDAQSSGWYFYLLLPSFLIYLVSMVGETNRAPFDLPEAESELVGGFHTEYSSMKFAMFFLAEYVNMVIVSAFATTLFLGGWMFPFVGLDSPLNQGWLPIIWFLVKLFALLFGFIWLRGTLPRYRYDQFMKLGWKVLVPANLAWIVIISAIRAIRNNGGLSTAQILIGVAVVVVVAVAIALLVPEKKQPDEDSVPVTGGGFPLPPLDLRVPEVPERGAGKRRRRAAVRTSEPAQVGAGKEGSDGTV, from the coding sequence ATGACACCGTTGCTGGCACAGGCACCGGAGCAGATGACGCGTGCGGAACTGCTGGCGGACGACCCGTGGTGGCTCGTCCTCATCAAGGCCGTCGTGGTCCTGCTGATCGGGCCGCTGCTGACGATCTTCCTGATCGTGTGGGAGCGCAAGGCGATCGGCCGGATGCAGAACCGGCCCGGCCCGAACCGCGTCGGCCCCGGCGGCTACTTCCAGTCGCTCGCGGACGCGATCAAGCTGCCGTTCAAGGAGCAGGTCATCCCGGACGGCGCCGACCGGAAGGTGTACTTCCTGGCGCCGGTGCTGTCCGCGGTGCCCGCGCTGATCGCGCTGGCGGCCATCCCGTTCGGGCCCCGGGTGTCGATCTTCGGGGAACAGACCGTGCTGCAGCTGGTCGACCTGCCGGTCGGGGTGCTGGTGATCCTGGCCTGCTCGTCGGTCGGGGTGTACGGGATCGTGCTGGCCGGGTGGTCGTCGGGTTCGCCGTACCCGCTGCTGGGCGGCCTGCGCTCGGCGGCGCAGGTGATCTCCTACGAGATCGCGATGGGCCTGTCGATCGTCGGCGTGGTGCTGTACTCGCAGTCGATGGCGACCGGCGACATCGTCGACGCGCAGTCGTCCGGCTGGTACTTCTACCTGCTGCTGCCGAGCTTCCTGATCTACCTGGTGTCGATGGTGGGTGAGACGAACCGGGCGCCGTTCGACCTGCCGGAGGCCGAATCGGAGCTGGTCGGCGGGTTCCACACCGAGTACTCGTCGATGAAGTTCGCGATGTTCTTCCTCGCCGAGTACGTGAACATGGTGATCGTCTCGGCGTTCGCGACGACCCTGTTCCTTGGCGGGTGGATGTTCCCGTTCGTCGGGCTCGACTCGCCGCTGAACCAGGGCTGGCTGCCGATCATCTGGTTCCTGGTCAAGCTGTTCGCGCTGCTGTTCGGGTTCATCTGGCTGCGCGGGACGCTGCCGCGGTACCGCTACGACCAGTTCATGAAGCTGGGCTGGAAGGTGCTGGTGCCCGCCAACCTGGCGTGGATCGTGATCATCTCGGCGATCCGCGCGATCCGGAACAACGGTGGTCTCTCGACCGCGCAGATCCTGATCGGGGTGGCGGTCGTCGTGGTGGTCGCGGTCGCGATCGCGTTGCTGGTGCCGGAGAAGAAGCAGCCGGACGAGGATTCGGTGCCGGTCACCGGTGGCGGTTTCCCGTTGCCGCCGCTGGACCTGCGGGTGCCCGAGGTGCCCGAGCGGGGCGCCGGGAAGCGCCGGCGTCGCGCGGCGGTCCGTACTTCGGAGCCTGCCCAGGTGGGCGCCGGGAAGGAGGGTTCCGATGGGACTGTTTGA
- a CDS encoding NADH-quinone oxidoreductase subunit J, with amino-acid sequence MVLAQAAEAVSTGEAIAFWILGPIALLGALGLIFARNAVHSALFLALTMFSLGILYMVQQAPFLGFTQIIVYTGAIMMLFLFVLMLVGRESSDSVVEVLRGQRLWGGILGIGIAGLMATALTRALSNVTPAPAPDGTAGGLGRMIFTDFLFPFELTSALLITAALGAMVLAFNEKRGRRTQKELVEARFRGEYDRISPRPGPGVFATSHSVMTPAILPDGSVAPESLSTIIESTPTARLEAERKQVEGTDPQPDAHALVGKGDDE; translated from the coding sequence ATGGTGCTGGCACAGGCCGCGGAGGCGGTCTCCACCGGCGAGGCGATCGCGTTCTGGATCCTCGGTCCGATCGCCCTGCTGGGCGCGCTCGGACTGATCTTCGCGCGCAACGCGGTGCATTCGGCGCTCTTCCTGGCCCTCACGATGTTCTCGCTGGGCATCCTCTACATGGTCCAGCAGGCGCCGTTCCTCGGGTTCACCCAGATCATCGTCTACACCGGCGCGATCATGATGCTGTTCCTGTTCGTGTTGATGCTCGTCGGGCGGGAGAGCTCCGATTCGGTCGTCGAGGTGCTGCGCGGGCAGCGGTTGTGGGGCGGGATCCTCGGTATCGGCATCGCCGGGCTGATGGCCACCGCGCTCACCCGTGCGTTGTCCAACGTCACGCCCGCGCCCGCGCCGGACGGCACCGCGGGCGGGCTCGGCCGCATGATCTTCACCGACTTCCTGTTCCCGTTCGAGCTGACCTCGGCGCTGCTGATCACCGCCGCCCTCGGCGCGATGGTCCTGGCGTTCAACGAGAAACGCGGGCGCCGGACGCAGAAGGAACTCGTGGAGGCCCGGTTCCGCGGCGAGTACGACCGCATCTCGCCCCGGCCGGGGCCCGGCGTGTTCGCCACCTCCCATTCGGTGATGACGCCGGCGATCCTGCCCGACGGTTCGGTCGCGCCGGAGTCGCTGTCCACGATCATCGAGTCCACCCCGACGGCCCGCCTGGAGGCCGAACGCAAGCAGGTCGAGGGCACCGATCCGCAGCCCGACGCCCACGCACTGGTCGGGAAGGGTGACGACGAATGA
- a CDS encoding NuoB/complex I 20 kDa subunit family protein → MGLEEQLPNGILLASLEKLVNWARKNSLWPATFGLACCAIEMMTVGGSRYDIARFGMERFSATPRQADLMIVAGRVTQKMAPVLRQIYDQMAEPKWVLAMGVCASSGGMFNNYAVVQGVDHIVPVDMYLPGCPPRPEMLLDAILKLHAKIQDEPLGPRRAALKAGHRTELIPSSIKYAKK, encoded by the coding sequence ATGGGACTCGAAGAGCAGCTCCCCAACGGAATTTTGCTGGCCAGCCTGGAAAAACTGGTCAACTGGGCCCGCAAGAACTCGCTGTGGCCCGCCACCTTCGGGCTCGCCTGCTGCGCGATCGAGATGATGACCGTCGGCGGTTCGCGCTACGACATCGCCCGCTTCGGCATGGAGCGGTTCTCCGCGACCCCGCGCCAGGCGGACCTGATGATCGTCGCGGGCCGGGTCACGCAGAAGATGGCCCCGGTCCTGCGTCAGATCTACGACCAGATGGCCGAGCCGAAGTGGGTGCTGGCCATGGGTGTCTGCGCCTCCTCGGGCGGCATGTTCAACAACTACGCCGTCGTGCAGGGCGTCGACCACATCGTGCCGGTCGACATGTACCTGCCCGGCTGCCCGCCGCGCCCGGAAATGCTCCTCGACGCGATCCTCAAGCTGCACGCCAAGATCCAGGACGAGCCGCTGGGGCCGCGCCGCGCCGCGCTCAAGGCCGGGCACCGGACCGAGCTGATCCCGTCGTCGATCAAGTACGCGAAGAAGTGA
- a CDS encoding NADH-quinone oxidoreductase subunit D: protein MSTDRIAEVSTGTDTTDAGRDSTDSTGYAESRDTTEGRIYHVSGGDWDDVLEDAQHDERIVINMGPQHPSTHGVLRLVLELEGETVTQLRTVIGYLHTGIEKNCEYRTWTQGVTFVTRMDYLSPLFNELGYCLGVEKLLGIQAPPRAELIRVLLSEINRIGSHLVYIATGGMELGATTAMTFGFREREEVLHLLEYLTGLRMNHAFIRPGGVAQDLPADWKEKVSEFVKTMDERLPLYDKLFTGQPIWRNRLKGVGYLPVDACLALGVTGPVLRSAGLPWDLRKIEPYSRYDEFDFDVPTSTDADCWGRYLCRVEEMHQSLRIIRQCLKKIEPGPVMVEDRKIAWPAQLSISSDGMGNSLEHVRKIMGQSMESLIHHFKLVTEGFKVPAGQVYSTVESPRGELGFHLVSDGGTRPVRVHVREPSFVNLQSLPAMSEGGLVADVIAAVASVDPVMGGVDR, encoded by the coding sequence GTGAGCACCGATCGAATCGCGGAGGTCAGCACCGGTACCGACACCACGGACGCCGGCCGCGACAGCACCGACAGCACCGGTTACGCCGAATCCCGCGACACCACCGAAGGCCGCATCTACCACGTCAGCGGCGGTGACTGGGACGACGTGCTGGAGGACGCCCAGCACGACGAGCGGATCGTCATCAACATGGGCCCGCAGCACCCGTCGACGCACGGCGTGCTCCGGCTCGTGCTGGAGCTGGAGGGCGAGACCGTCACCCAGCTCCGCACGGTCATCGGTTACCTGCACACCGGCATCGAGAAGAACTGCGAGTACCGGACCTGGACCCAGGGCGTCACGTTCGTGACGCGCATGGACTACCTGTCCCCGCTGTTCAACGAGCTGGGCTACTGCCTCGGTGTGGAGAAGCTGCTCGGCATCCAGGCCCCGCCGCGCGCCGAGCTGATCCGGGTGCTGCTGTCCGAGATCAACCGGATCGGCTCGCACCTGGTCTACATCGCCACCGGCGGCATGGAACTGGGCGCCACCACCGCGATGACGTTCGGGTTCCGCGAGCGCGAAGAGGTGCTGCACCTGCTGGAGTACCTGACCGGGCTGCGCATGAACCACGCGTTCATCCGTCCCGGCGGCGTCGCGCAGGACCTGCCGGCGGACTGGAAGGAGAAGGTGAGCGAGTTCGTCAAGACGATGGACGAGCGCCTTCCCCTGTACGACAAGCTGTTCACCGGCCAGCCGATCTGGCGCAACCGGCTCAAGGGCGTCGGGTACCTGCCGGTCGACGCGTGCCTCGCGCTCGGCGTCACCGGTCCGGTGCTGCGTTCGGCGGGGCTGCCGTGGGACCTGCGCAAGATCGAGCCGTACTCGCGCTACGACGAGTTCGACTTCGACGTGCCGACGTCGACCGACGCCGACTGCTGGGGCCGCTACCTGTGCCGCGTCGAGGAGATGCACCAGTCGCTGCGGATCATCCGGCAGTGCCTCAAGAAGATCGAGCCGGGCCCGGTGATGGTGGAGGACCGCAAGATCGCGTGGCCCGCGCAGCTGTCGATCTCCAGCGACGGCATGGGCAACTCGCTCGAACACGTCCGCAAGATCATGGGCCAGTCGATGGAGTCCCTGATCCACCACTTCAAGCTGGTCACCGAGGGCTTCAAGGTCCCGGCGGGCCAGGTGTACTCGACGGTCGAGTCGCCGCGTGGCGAGCTGGGCTTCCACCTGGTTTCCGACGGCGGCACCCGGCCGGTGCGCGTGCACGTGCGGGAACCGAGTTTCGTCAACCTGCAGTCCCTGCCGGCGATGTCAGAGGGCGGCCTGGTCGCGGACGTGATCGCGGCGGTCGCGTCGGTGGACCCGGTCATGGGTGGAGTGGATCGATGA
- a CDS encoding NADH-quinone oxidoreductase subunit A, translated as MYLPLVLLFVLAAAFAVFSVLLGPLVGPKRYNRAKQMAYECGIEPSPQPLVGGGRMPVAYYITAMLFILFDIEMVFLYPFAVSADALGLFGLVEIVLFIATVGFAYAYVWRRGGLDWN; from the coding sequence ATGTACCTGCCCCTGGTCCTCCTGTTCGTCCTCGCCGCCGCGTTCGCGGTGTTCTCCGTGCTGCTCGGTCCGCTCGTCGGGCCGAAGCGGTACAACCGGGCGAAGCAGATGGCCTACGAGTGCGGGATCGAACCGTCCCCGCAGCCGCTGGTGGGTGGCGGCCGGATGCCGGTCGCCTACTACATCACCGCGATGCTGTTCATCCTGTTCGACATCGAGATGGTCTTCCTCTACCCGTTCGCCGTGTCGGCGGACGCGCTCGGCCTGTTCGGCCTGGTGGAGATCGTCTTGTTCATCGCGACCGTCGGCTTCGCCTACGCCTACGTCTGGCGGCGTGGCGGGCTGGACTGGAACTAG